GTTTTGTTCAAGTATCCGTAAAAGGTCGGTTTGCTTAAAAATGATTTTGCCGCCTATCTGGATGTATGGGAGTATTTGGTCATCACGATATTGCTGTAAAGTCCGTCTGCTGATATGTAACAGCTTGCACACATCTTCGCCCGAAAGATATATTTCACCGTTCATTACAGGACGGTAGTTTTTTTAATATCTGTTCAATACGATTTCGTAGCTGTGTAATCATTTCCCTGTGGGCGATGATATCGTCACTATCATTCGTGAATAAATCCATTTTCAGTAGTATTGTCCAGCTGTCCGGCTTCGAGCAAAGCCTGTACATCTGAGCGTTTATAATAATTTTTACGGTTCAGTTTTGAATACGGTAATAGTCCTTTGCTTTTGTGGGTCTGTAAAGTCCGCTTGGTAATGTTCATCATCAGACATACTTCCTGGTTATCGAGCCATTGTTCCGCTTTAAAAATGGGCGTATATTTCTGTGTGGCATTTTCGGTCAATTCCAAAAGTGCTTTTAGCTCATTTTTCATTCCGTCTAGTGCCGACTTTTGTATTGCAATTACTTCCATTGTTTGCTCAATTTTACTATGGAAGTCGAATTTATAAATGCTTATGATAGCGTTAGAAAATGTTGCAGGCTTTGGCTCTGAAAGGTAGTGTTTGGCTCCGCGATAAATTTCAGCATAGTTTATTTTGTAAATTTGAAAATTATAGGTTAATAACAAATTCAATAAGAATTTTTAAATGGCATTATTACAAAAAGGCAAATCAAACTATCCGTTTTGGGGAGCATCAATAAATTTAATTACAGGACTTGACCCATTAGGGCTTCAGACAACTTCAGAGGCAACTTATGCAACGATGTTGCCCGGAATTTCTAACTTGACTAATCGACTGCGGTACTATGGCTTTTATTGCTGGTTATTAGATTTTTACTTTAAAACAGAGAAAAAGGGAAATTCAAAAGAGCAATACCGCTTTATTCGCAGGGCTGAGTTAATGATTGCTATCATAATGCAAAGTCAGCGGAAAGCAGTTCAGCAAATTACAGGAAGTAATTTCGCATCAAAACCTACTCAACACGATTGAAAATGATTATTTTGATTTAGCTGAGGGGGCTGATAAAGACGGTACAGACAAAAATGTGTATTGGAAATATCCGTCCGGTGCTTTTGGGCAATATTATTATGGGGCGATGCAAGCTCTTTCATTAATTATTACTGCGGTAAATGATTTTGGAGACGTTGTTTACAATATAAGCCAACCACATCCCAGACAAAAAGTTTCAGGAAAACAATTAGCTAATGCTTTTGAGATATCATTATCCCCCCAAATAAAAGAGTTATTTTACAGCAACATAAAAAAAGGAAAGCTTTACCAATCGGATATACCAGAACTAATCAAATATTTTGCGATTGAGACTATAGAAACTGAAAGCAGTGAATGGCAATTGTATATGGAAATGCTCCTTGACAAAGATGAGCCAAGCCAAGAAGTTGAAGAATTGGTGACTTTTCATAGAAGAGAAACCATTTTATCGCTAATAAAAACAGCGGTTCAAAACGATAATGACTATAATTGGTATAAATTTTTGCTCGAAAGCTATCATAAAAAATTAGGTTCAAGCACTCAACCCGAAACAGAAACAAACATCGGTTGGTATTGCTATCAACTAAATGAATATTGGCAATACAGTTGCGGAACAATATTTTGGGCATTGCTGCAACATCTTTACGATTTTCAACAAGACCAATATTTGCCGTCTTTTGTTGAGAAGTTTTCGGATAGCATCTCAAAAGAAATTTGCAAAGATTTTAACCAATCAATACAGCCCACATCTTTAGTTTCAGAAATTTTATCACTCATTCCAGATACGAACGACGAAGAGGAAACGAAAAGAGCAATCAACCAAACCAACGACCCAATTCTTGCTGGTAAATACGGTTTCATGCTTTTACTTCAGCTGTTCAAAAATAATAGAGAACAATTGCATCCTTTGAAAGAATTTATGAGTAGAAAGAGAACAGAAAGAGATGGAAATATGGTTGATGGGATCCTTACAGTTCATAAAGCAGAGAAAGAAATTCTTAAAGATTTTGTTGAACAATTTATTTTACGCAAAATAATTTACAGACACACAATGGTTGCCCTTAGAAAAATGGGTAATGGCTCACAATCCACGCATAAATTTTTTATAGAAGAACAATACATCCGTTTCATCGACATATTTCCACCAAGAAATACATCGCCGAGAATGAATGCTTTGCAAAACATAATGTTTGATTTGCAGGTAATCGACGAGGAAAAGGTTTTGTCTCCGCTTCACACAAAACTTTTGGTTGACTAATGGCATTTGAAAGAGAAAACATTTTGACTTTAATTGGAAGCAGAAGATACCATTCTTGTATTCTTACCACTTTCAGCTTTGACTTTTACTTTTTTGAAATGAAAGCAATGAAATGGTTGCGTTCGTGTGGTGTGAGAAACATTAATGTTTTTATTGACGGCTACTATTATTCAGAGTTGATGCGACAAGCCACTGGCGAAGAAATGCAACTTACTGCCGGTTATTCACTTTATCCTGTTTTTCAAAATTCAGTATTTCATCCAAAAATCTGGATGCTATTTGGCGATAAGGAGGGTTTATTAATTGTTGGTTCAGGAAATCTTACCAATTCGGGAAATGGAAACAACGATGAAATTTGGGGAGCATATCATTTTGATATTCGTTCGACCGAGAACGCCCCAATATTTTCATCTGCTTGGAATTATTTATCGATGCTTTCATCAACAGTTAAAGGTCAGATGAATGAAAAGACCACAAGGTGGATAATTGAACATTCAAAATGGCTTAATGAATTACCAGCAGTAAAACCGTTTGAATTTTTAAATACTTCACAAAAAGAGAAAGTTGCTTTTTTATTCAATTCCGAAACCTCTTCGATTTGGAATGAGCTATTAAAACATATTAGCAACGAAAAAATTGTTGAAATTACTACCATTTCTCCATTTTATGATAGCAAAGGAAAGGTACTGCAAGAGCTTAAAAATCTTTTCCCAAAAGCAGATATTAATGTGGTTTTAGAAGAAAGTGGTTTTATTCCATCGGCAATGGATTTAAGTAAAACATTTTCATTTTACGACTGGTGCAATGCTGGTATCAGTAGAGTTCAATATTCGAAATCTGATAATTCAAACTCTAAACTTCACGGAAAGATTATCCATATTAAAACAAAAGATGGTAAAGAATTTTGCCTTTTCGGAAGTGCCAATATAACACCGGAGGGCTTGGCATTAGCAGGAAAAAATGCAAATGCAGAAGTTTCACTTCTTATACGATCTGAAAAAGGTGGCTTGCTTAATAAATTAGGCATAAAATTGAAAGTTGGCAACAAAAAACAACTTTCAGATTTTACTTCTACAGCTCATAAATCCATTTATGAAACGATAATCAAGAATAATAAATTTCAGGTTCAACTTCTTAGCGCAGAATTGATTTATGATGAGCTTACAATTCACTTAAATGGCAATTTCTCAGAACCGTTTAAATTTATGCTTTTTGATAAAGAGAACCGATATTTTCATTCCCAAACATTCTCGAAGTTTGAGCAAGA
The Sphingobacterium daejeonense genome window above contains:
- a CDS encoding helix-turn-helix domain-containing protein, with the translated sequence MNGEIYLSGEDVCKLLHISRRTLQQYRDDQILPYIQIGGKIIFKQTDLLRILEQNYVCNGQKNK
- a CDS encoding helix-turn-helix domain-containing protein — encoded protein: MNLLLTYNFQIYKINYAEIYRGAKHYLSEPKPATFSNAIISIYKFDFHSKIEQTMEVIAIQKSALDGMKNELKALLELTENATQKYTPIFKAEQWLDNQEVCLMMNITKRTLQTHKSKGLLPYSKLNRKNYYKRSDVQALLEAGQLDNTTENGFIHE